One Phaseolus vulgaris cultivar G19833 chromosome 2, P. vulgaris v2.0, whole genome shotgun sequence DNA window includes the following coding sequences:
- the LOC137811339 gene encoding BTB/POZ domain-containing protein At1g67900-like, which produces MKFMKLGSRPDTFYTAEAVRSVSSEVSSDLLIQVKGSKYLLHKFPLLSKCLRLQRLCSESPDSSSQHQIVRLPDFPGGVEAFELCAKFCYGITITLSPYNIVAARCGAEYLQMTEEVEKGNLVQKLEVFFNSCILRGWKDTIVSLQTTKALPMWSEDLGITGRCIEAVAAKVLSHPSKVSLSHSHSRRVKDDVSCNGTESLRHNKSGNKGWWAEDLAELSIDLYWRTMIAIKSGGKIPSNLIGDALKIYASRWLPNITNNGGHLKKQVASDSELDSGGEIASKHRLLLESVVSLLPVGKGAVSCGFLLKLLKASNILNASSSSKMELARRIGLQLEEATVNDLLIPSLSYTNDTVYDVELVMTILEQFMSQGQSPPTSPARSRMAFERRRSRSAENINLEFQESRRSSSASHSSKLKVAKLVDRYLQEVARDANFHLSKFLSLAEIIPDFARHDHDDLYRAIDIYLKAHPELNKSERKRLCRILDCKKLSMEACMHAAQNELLPLRLVVQVLFFEQARAAQAGGKVTDLPTNIKALLTAHGIDPAKPTAPLSTTTSIHAEDNWSVSNFKSPKSRSSTLRMKLAEDDDFNQNGLTHDGIGRNSRFKAICAIPTQPKKMLSKFWSTNRTATEKN; this is translated from the exons ATGAAATTCATGAAACTGGGATCTCGTCCTGATACATTCTACACTGCAGAAGCAGTAAG GTCTGTCTCGTCTGAAGTTTCCAGCGACCTCTTAATTCAAGTGAAGGGAAGTAAATATCTTCTTCACAAG TTTCCCTTGCTATCCAAATGTTTGAGACTACAAAGGTTATGTTCAGAATCTCCTGATTCTTCTTCTCAGCACCAAATAGTCCGACTCCCTGATTTCCCAGGTGGGGTGGAGGCATTTGAGTTGTGTGCTAAGTTCTGCTATGGAATCACCATTACTCTGAGCCCTTACAACATTGTGGCTGCACGATGTGGTGCTGAGTATCTTCAGATGACGGAGGAGGTTGAGAAGGGCAACCTAGTTCAGAAGCTTGAGGTTTTCTTCAACTCGTGCATTCTACGTGGGTGGAAAGATACTATTGTGAGTCTTCAGACCACAAAAGCGTTGCCTATGTGGTCAGAGGACTTGGGAATTACCGGCAGGTGCATTGAAGCTGTTGCAGCAAAAGTGTTGAGTCACCCCTCTAAGGTGAGTTTGTCACATAGCCATTCCAGAAGGGTGAAGGATGATGTGTCTTGCAATGGCACAGAAAGTTTGAGGCACAATAAGTCAGGAAACAAGGGATGGTGGGCTGAAGATTTGGCAGAACTGAGCATAGACCTGTATTGGAGAACCATGATAGCAATCAAATCTGGAGGCAAGATTCCCTCAAATCTCATTGGAGATGCATTGAAAATCTATGCATCTAGGTGGCTGCCAAATATTACCAACAATGGAGGACATCTCAAGAAGCAAGTAGCTTCTGACTCAGAATTGGACTCAGGTGGTGAAATAGCTTCAAAACATCGTCTGCTTTTGGAATCAGTGGTGAGCTTGCTTCCAGTTGGCAAAGGTGCTGTTTCTTGTGGCTTTCTTTTGAAGCTCTTGAAGGCATCTAACATTCTTAATGCTTCTTCATCTTCGAAGATGGAATTAGCAAGAAGGATAGGGCTTCAATTGGAGGAAGCCACAGTGAATGATCTTTTGATACCCTCACTGTCTTACACAAATGATACCGTGTATGATGTTGAGTTGGTGATGACCATATTGGAACAGTTTATGTCACAAGGGCAGAGTCCCCCAACTAGCCCTGCGAGATCTAGGATGGCCTTTGAAAGAAGGAGGTCTCGTTCAGCAGAGAATATAAACTTGGAATTTCAAGAGAGTAGAAGGTCCTCTTCAGCATCTCACAGTTCAAAATTGAAGGTGGCAAAGCTTGTGGATAGGTATCTTCAAGAAGTTGCCAGAGATGCGAATTTTCACTTGTCGAAATTCCTATCTCTTGCCGAGATCATACCAGATTTTGCAAGACATGATCATGATGATCTCTACAGAGCTATTGACATTTATCTGAAg GCTCATCCAGAACTCAACAAGAGTGAAAGGAAAAGATTGTGTAGAATTCTTGACTGCAAAAAATTGTCTATGGAAGCCTGCATGCATGCAGCACAAAACGAGCTACTTCCCCTGCGGCTTGTTGTTCAAGTTCTCTTCTTTGAGCAAGCTCGAGCAGCACAAGCTGGTGGCAAAGTGACTGATTTGCCAACCAATATCAAGGCATTACTCACTGCACATGGTATTGACCCAGCAAAACCTACAGCACCATTAAGCACAACTACTAGTATACATGCTGAGGACAATTGGAGTGTTTCAAACTTCAAGTCACCAAAGTCAAGGTCCTCAACTCTGAGGATGAAGCTAGCTGAAGATGATGACTTCAATCAAAATGGTTTGACTCATGATGGAATTGGAAGGAATTCTAGATTTAAGGCTATATGTGCTATTCCAACCCAACCCAAAAAAATGCTTAGTAAGTTCTGGTCTACCAATAGAACTGCCACTGAAAAGAATTGA
- the LOC137809348 gene encoding uncharacterized protein — protein sequence MGYGLGHSPREGVFLNGRSNWSVSSHRRGLEGENAIVFKQLWRCKALPSALVTAWRVLENKLATRVNLEKRGIAVESPLCSLCRVEVESNNHLFRLCNVSTSANEMWGVIQTAVVSELWKHRNNVIFNGGVVDGLEVVALVQVKAWSWITSKPLSGLFSFSEWCLELLICMMMVS from the exons ATGGGTTATGGGCTTGGACATTCTCCTCGAGAAGGAGTCTTTTTGAATGGGAGAAGCAATTGGAGTGTCAGTTCTCACAG GAGGGGCCTGGAAGGGGAGAATGCCATCGTGTTTAAACAACTTTGGAGATGTAAAGCCCTGCCTTCTGCACTTGTTACTGCctggagggtgttggaaaatAAGTTAGCTACTAGGGTTAACTTGGAAAAGCGTGGGATTGCGGTTGAAAGTCCTTTATGTAGTCTTTGTAGGGTGGAGGTGGAATCAAATAACCATTTG TTTAGATTGTGTAATGTGTCTACTTCAGCAAATGAGATGTGGGGAGTGATTCAGACTGCAGTGGTAAGTGAGTTGTGGAAGCATAGAAACAATGTAATCTTTAATGGGGGAGTTGTCGATGGTTTAGAAGTGGTTGCCTTGGTTCAAGTGAAGGCTTGGTCTTGGATTACGTCCAAGCCTCTCTCTGGTTTGTTCTCCTTTTCCGAGTGGTGTCTCGAACTTTTGATCTGTATGATGATGGTTTCTTGA